The following coding sequences lie in one Heyndrickxia oleronia genomic window:
- a CDS encoding YgaP family membrane protein: MKITPNIGILNALIRITCGLTLLSWSSAKLSKKPWCNSYIIVMILSAMKVAEGIVRYCPVTELLKNGQNPMGSNKGKEEHSMTPAKHSDNQTDINVMKEIKNFQDQLKD, from the coding sequence ATGAAAATTACTCCTAATATTGGGATACTCAATGCATTAATTCGCATAACCTGCGGCTTAACCTTACTATCATGGTCAAGTGCAAAATTATCAAAAAAGCCATGGTGCAATTCGTATATTATTGTGATGATTTTAAGCGCAATGAAAGTGGCTGAAGGTATTGTCAGATATTGTCCTGTTACAGAACTATTGAAGAACGGACAAAATCCAATGGGCAGTAATAAAGGGAAAGAAGAACACTCAATGACTCCGGCAAAACATTCAGATAATCAAACAGATATCAATGTGATGAAAGAGATCAAGAACTTCCAAGATCAATTAAAAGATTAA
- a CDS encoding helix-turn-helix domain-containing protein encodes MNIGAIIKLNRINQNLTQEDLADGIISISYLSKIENGKIEPNEEVIKLLCRKLGIQVNNQIDDSIREKCHEWFRLLLTSSDIAELKKMFVEITELLKVIHNSELQILVNIHMIRYYLKIGDTDNAIQKVNSLKDVSGTFNNLQKYYWYKFNGNYYSIIEEENEALHNYTLAEDLIPSIELSQEEVADLQYALSVTYSKFRLTSEAQSYANKALEYYRQVYHFSRCAECHLVLGICYRRINNHDKAIKNYNLAKQLAESTDKKEIILLTHLNIGYLYFVKEDTTEAIKHLDIIINDNESPIHMRLYAITSIIGKCYSINNLEETRKRIQQGLDLINSDNRSKYLAFYYEILCHLYLIDERNEEFEELMVNKFIPYLKDTKNHAKLTEFSEMLGNYFWKKHKYKNAATYYNLVNNSYKKIIQI; translated from the coding sequence ATGAATATCGGTGCCATCATAAAATTAAATAGAATTAATCAAAACCTAACCCAAGAAGACCTCGCAGATGGAATTATTTCTATTTCTTATCTATCGAAAATTGAGAATGGTAAGATTGAACCAAATGAAGAGGTGATCAAACTTCTTTGTCGTAAACTAGGAATTCAAGTGAATAATCAAATAGATGACAGTATTAGAGAAAAGTGTCACGAATGGTTTCGCTTACTATTGACTTCTTCGGATATTGCTGAATTGAAAAAAATGTTTGTAGAAATAACTGAATTATTAAAAGTTATCCATAATTCAGAGTTACAAATACTGGTTAATATTCATATGATTAGGTATTACTTAAAAATTGGTGATACTGACAATGCCATACAAAAAGTGAATTCATTAAAGGATGTTAGTGGTACTTTTAATAATCTTCAAAAATACTATTGGTATAAATTTAATGGGAATTATTATTCAATCATTGAAGAGGAAAACGAAGCTCTGCATAACTACACATTAGCCGAAGACCTTATTCCAAGCATTGAATTATCCCAAGAGGAAGTGGCAGATTTACAATACGCACTTTCCGTTACATATAGCAAATTTCGTTTAACATCTGAAGCACAAAGTTATGCAAACAAAGCTTTAGAGTATTATCGACAAGTCTATCATTTTTCTCGATGTGCAGAGTGTCACCTAGTTCTTGGTATTTGTTATAGAAGAATTAATAATCATGATAAGGCTATTAAAAATTATAATTTAGCTAAACAACTTGCGGAGAGCACTGATAAGAAGGAAATTATACTATTAACACATCTAAATATCGGTTATTTATATTTTGTAAAAGAAGATACAACAGAAGCAATTAAACATTTGGATATTATAATAAATGATAATGAATCACCAATTCACATGCGATTGTATGCAATTACCTCAATTATTGGAAAATGTTACAGCATAAATAATTTGGAAGAAACAAGAAAAAGAATTCAGCAAGGTCTTGATTTAATTAATTCAGATAATAGGAGTAAATATTTAGCATTTTACTATGAAATTCTTTGTCATTTATATCTAATTGATGAAAGAAATGAAGAATTTGAAGAACTTATGGTTAATAAATTTATTCCTTATCTAAAAGATACAAAAAACCACGCCAAATTAACAGAATTCTCGGAAATGCTCGGAAACTATTTCTGGAAAAAACACAAATATAAAAACGCTGCAACTTATTATAACTTAGTAAATAATTCATATAAAAAAATTATTCAAATATAG
- the purH gene encoding bifunctional phosphoribosylaminoimidazolecarboxamide formyltransferase/IMP cyclohydrolase, translated as MKRALISVSDKTGIVEFAKGLLEAGVEIISTGGTKRTLEEAGLSVIGVEDVTGFPEILEGRVKTLHPFIHGGLLAKRTPEHLQQIDQQGITPIDLVCVNLYPFQQTISKPNVTEEEAIENIDIGGPTMLRSAAKNHDYVTVIVDAQDYDGVLKEIKLNGAVSKETNKRLAAKVFRHTAAYDSYIAEYMTNLVGEENPERITFSYEIKQSLRYGENPHQKASFYMNPIGSLFSIAHAKQLHGKELSYNNIHDADAALQIVKDFSEPVAVAVKHMNPCGVGLGNSIAEAFKKAYEADSTSIFGGIVAFNREVDKETAEQLHEIFLEIIIAPSFSDEALSILTSKKNLRLLTVSFDLQQKNEKVITSVEGGLLIQDQDTHTFDDANISVPTNRKPTESEWKALKLGWKVVKHVKSNAIVVSNDEMTLGIGAGQMNRVGSANIALEQAGDLAKGAAMASDAFFPMDDTVEAAAKSGITAIIQPGGSIRDEDSIKKANEYGIAMVFTGIRHFKH; from the coding sequence ATGAAACGTGCATTAATCAGTGTTTCAGATAAAACAGGAATCGTAGAGTTTGCCAAAGGATTACTTGAGGCAGGAGTCGAGATTATTTCTACTGGCGGAACAAAACGAACACTTGAAGAAGCTGGTCTATCGGTAATTGGAGTAGAGGATGTGACAGGATTTCCGGAAATACTGGAAGGAAGAGTAAAAACACTTCATCCTTTCATTCATGGTGGGTTGCTAGCAAAACGTACTCCTGAACATCTTCAACAAATAGATCAACAAGGGATTACTCCTATCGATCTTGTTTGTGTGAATTTATATCCATTTCAACAAACGATTTCTAAGCCAAATGTGACAGAAGAAGAGGCTATTGAAAATATTGATATTGGTGGTCCAACTATGCTTCGTTCTGCAGCAAAGAATCATGATTACGTGACTGTCATTGTTGATGCACAGGATTATGATGGTGTATTAAAGGAAATAAAATTGAATGGTGCAGTGTCTAAAGAAACGAATAAACGTTTAGCTGCAAAGGTTTTCCGACATACTGCTGCATATGACTCTTATATTGCCGAATATATGACAAATCTTGTTGGAGAAGAAAATCCAGAACGTATCACTTTTTCTTATGAAATAAAACAATCATTGCGTTATGGAGAAAATCCTCATCAAAAGGCAAGTTTCTATATGAATCCAATTGGATCATTATTTTCTATTGCACATGCAAAGCAATTACATGGCAAAGAACTTTCTTACAATAATATTCACGATGCAGATGCAGCCCTTCAAATTGTGAAGGATTTTTCTGAACCTGTTGCAGTTGCGGTTAAGCATATGAACCCTTGTGGTGTTGGTTTAGGAAATAGTATAGCAGAAGCGTTTAAAAAGGCATATGAGGCTGATTCTACATCGATTTTTGGTGGTATCGTAGCATTTAATCGAGAAGTAGATAAAGAGACAGCTGAGCAACTACATGAAATCTTTTTAGAAATTATTATTGCACCATCATTTTCAGATGAAGCTCTATCAATTTTAACAAGTAAAAAAAATCTTCGCCTCTTGACAGTTTCTTTTGATCTCCAGCAAAAAAATGAAAAGGTCATTACATCAGTTGAAGGTGGTCTACTCATTCAAGATCAGGATACACATACATTTGATGATGCAAATATTTCAGTTCCAACCAATAGAAAGCCAACAGAGTCAGAGTGGAAGGCACTAAAACTGGGATGGAAAGTTGTAAAACATGTTAAATCGAATGCAATTGTTGTTTCCAATGATGAAATGACACTTGGAATTGGTGCAGGTCAAATGAATCGTGTAGGATCAGCTAATATAGCCTTAGAGCAAGCTGGGGATCTAGCAAAGGGGGCAGCAATGGCTTCTGATGCATTCTTTCCAATGGATGATACAGTTGAAGCAGCAGCGAAGTCTGGAATTACAGCGATCATTCAACCAGGTGGTTCAATACGCGACGAAGATTCTATTAAAAAGGCAAATGAGTACGGAATTGCCATGGTGTTTACAGGAATACGTCATTTCAAACATTAA
- the purD gene encoding phosphoribosylamine--glycine ligase, with protein MNILVIGRGGREHAICKKVKESSLVKKVYCAPGNGGISADAEIVPISEMDFSELITFAKEKKIDLTIVGPEEPLSAGIVNEFQAAGLPVFGPRKEAAMIEGSKAFAKDLMKKYQIPTAAYETFDMYEEAKTYLEEHGAPVVIKADGLAAGKGVIVAFTLDEALSGLEEMMVNEKFGSASTKVVIEEFLEGEEFSLMAFVNGESVYPMVIAQDHKRAFDGDQGPNTGGMGAYSPVPQIPQTEVDRAVKEILVPTAHALAQENRNFTGILYAGLILTQEGPKVIEFNARFGDPETQVVLTRLESDFVQILKDIMDESTPTISWIDESVVGVVLASNGYPNSYEKSIKIPDLTKLDSSTLVFHAGTEMGANQTLVSNGGRVLLVTSKGEDLKTAINKVYGEMENLTIEGFFYRKDIGSKALALVE; from the coding sequence ATGAATATTTTAGTCATAGGCAGAGGTGGGAGAGAACACGCAATTTGTAAAAAAGTGAAGGAAAGTTCATTGGTAAAAAAGGTATATTGTGCACCAGGTAATGGTGGAATTAGTGCGGATGCAGAGATTGTTCCCATTTCAGAAATGGATTTCAGCGAATTAATCACCTTTGCAAAGGAAAAGAAGATCGACTTAACCATTGTCGGACCTGAAGAGCCATTATCCGCTGGAATCGTTAATGAATTTCAAGCAGCTGGGTTACCTGTGTTTGGGCCGCGAAAAGAAGCAGCAATGATAGAAGGAAGTAAGGCTTTTGCCAAGGACTTAATGAAAAAATATCAAATTCCTACCGCAGCATATGAAACCTTTGATATGTATGAGGAAGCTAAGACGTATCTAGAGGAGCATGGTGCACCAGTTGTTATTAAAGCTGATGGTCTTGCTGCAGGTAAGGGAGTAATTGTGGCTTTCACGCTAGACGAAGCCCTATCCGGTCTTGAGGAAATGATGGTCAATGAAAAATTTGGTTCAGCATCGACAAAGGTTGTTATCGAGGAATTCTTAGAAGGTGAAGAATTTTCTTTAATGGCCTTTGTAAATGGTGAATCTGTTTATCCTATGGTGATTGCTCAGGACCATAAGCGTGCATTTGATGGAGATCAAGGGCCAAACACAGGGGGAATGGGAGCATATTCACCTGTACCACAAATACCTCAGACTGAGGTTGATCGAGCAGTTAAAGAAATTTTAGTTCCTACCGCCCATGCATTAGCACAAGAAAACAGGAATTTTACAGGAATTCTTTATGCAGGGTTAATTCTTACGCAGGAAGGACCTAAAGTAATTGAATTTAATGCCCGCTTTGGTGATCCAGAAACTCAGGTTGTACTAACTAGACTCGAATCCGATTTTGTTCAAATACTCAAAGATATAATGGATGAATCTACGCCGACAATTTCTTGGATAGATGAATCGGTAGTTGGTGTCGTTCTTGCTTCAAATGGTTACCCAAATTCATATGAAAAGAGTATAAAAATTCCTGATTTAACAAAGCTTGATTCCTCTACACTTGTGTTTCACGCGGGAACAGAGATGGGGGCAAATCAAACACTTGTATCTAATGGAGGAAGGGTACTACTGGTAACATCCAAGGGTGAGGATCTCAAAACAGCCATAAATAAAGTGTATGGAGAGATGGAGAACTTGACTATCGAAGGTTTTTTCTATCGTAAAGATATCGGATCAAAGGCTTTGGCTTTAGTGGAATAA
- a CDS encoding DUF3048 domain-containing protein, translating to MGKRRLIFMMIMLLTLLSACNHREQSKKEAAQAPERGEVSGDQQEELEPTFTFPLTGLGTENEPNNRSIAVMINNHPKARPQSGLSKADIIFEALAEGEITRFLAIFQSEKPDKIGPVRSARDYFIDLAKGYNSLYVAHGYSPEAYTMLENGYIDHINGMQYDGTLFERTSDRQAPHNSYITYDNILKGAELRDINMDFAPHPLEFATNDEIQQIYGEEINQIDITYSKSNVFNVKYEYNNEIKKLLRYSDDEQTIDEDSNEPVLIDNLIIVEMEHHIIDNEGRRDINVTSGGKAYIVQNGMYREIAWNNIEGEIIPYENGEPIKLLPGKTWINIVPSLSDVSFKNM from the coding sequence ATGGGTAAACGGAGATTGATCTTCATGATGATTATGTTGCTAACATTGTTGTCTGCCTGTAATCATCGTGAGCAATCAAAAAAGGAAGCAGCACAAGCTCCTGAAAGAGGGGAAGTTTCGGGAGACCAGCAGGAAGAACTTGAGCCTACATTCACTTTTCCATTAACGGGTTTAGGTACAGAAAATGAGCCGAATAATCGCTCAATTGCTGTTATGATCAATAATCATCCAAAAGCAAGACCTCAATCAGGACTAAGTAAGGCGGACATTATCTTTGAAGCATTGGCTGAAGGGGAGATCACACGCTTTCTTGCAATATTTCAAAGTGAAAAGCCGGATAAAATTGGACCTGTCCGAAGTGCAAGAGATTATTTTATCGATTTAGCTAAGGGGTATAACAGTCTTTATGTAGCACATGGCTACAGTCCTGAAGCCTATACGATGCTGGAGAACGGATATATTGATCATATAAATGGGATGCAATATGATGGCACCTTGTTCGAACGTACAAGCGATCGTCAAGCACCACATAACTCATATATCACATATGATAATATTTTAAAAGGTGCAGAGTTAAGAGATATCAATATGGACTTCGCACCACATCCATTGGAATTTGCAACAAATGATGAAATACAGCAAATTTATGGAGAAGAGATAAATCAAATAGACATTACTTATTCGAAAAGCAATGTATTTAATGTGAAATATGAATATAATAATGAGATTAAGAAGCTGTTAAGATATTCCGACGATGAACAAACAATTGATGAGGATTCAAATGAGCCAGTATTAATTGATAATCTTATTATTGTTGAAATGGAACATCATATCATTGATAATGAAGGTCGTCGAGACATTAATGTAACCTCCGGTGGAAAAGCATATATAGTCCAGAACGGAATGTACCGGGAAATTGCATGGAACAATATCGAAGGGGAGATTATCCCATATGAAAACGGGGAACCAATCAAACTTTTGCCAGGTAAAACGTGGATTAATATCGTTCCAAGTCTGAGTGATGTATCATTTAAAAACATGTAA
- a CDS encoding adenine deaminase C-terminal domain-containing protein produces MLDQRYRWKNKQIREHVAILNGKKSPTILLKNAKYLHSIFRKWMTGHIWIYEDRIVYTGKALPDNTTDCEVIDCSGLTLVPGYIEPHVHPFQLYNPQSFARYASETGTTTIVNDNLVLALQLGKKKAFSLIRELRHSPVTMYWWSRFDSQTELREEETVFSHSEVKSWLEHDAVLQGGELTSWPKLLDGDDLILHWIQEAKRMRKKIEGHFPGASEKTLAKMMLFGADCDHEAMTGEEVYDRLMQGYMVSLRHSSIRPDLPVLLDDMKRLGIDQYGSMFFNTDGSTPAFYENGILDMMIRMAIEKGIPVIDAYLMASYNVARYYNIDHLHGLITTGRVASINFLEDEKNPTPIAVLSKGKWLKKDGMVYVEDQDIEWKEYGFAPLELDWKLTYDDMQFSMPFGIEMINDVITKPYSVSFDVSADQLTTDHDESFMILIGRDGTWRMNTIVKGFSSHVMGFASSFSSTGDIILIGKNKNDMMFAFDRMKELGGGIVLTENGDVIHEIPLCLSGFMSDKEMNLLIKEEKKLKELLADRGYPHNDPIYSLLFFSATHLPYVRITQRGIYDVMNKTVLFPTIMR; encoded by the coding sequence ATGTTAGACCAAAGATACCGTTGGAAAAACAAGCAAATTCGCGAGCATGTTGCTATTTTAAACGGGAAGAAATCACCAACGATTCTTTTGAAAAATGCTAAATACTTACACTCGATTTTTCGAAAATGGATGACCGGTCATATTTGGATTTATGAAGATCGCATAGTGTATACAGGGAAAGCACTTCCTGATAATACAACCGATTGCGAGGTTATTGATTGCTCTGGATTAACTCTTGTTCCAGGCTATATTGAGCCACATGTTCACCCATTTCAATTATATAATCCCCAGTCCTTTGCACGATATGCATCAGAAACAGGGACCACGACTATCGTTAATGACAATTTAGTGCTTGCTTTGCAATTAGGAAAAAAGAAAGCGTTTTCTTTGATAAGAGAGCTACGCCATTCTCCAGTCACGATGTACTGGTGGAGTCGATTCGATTCCCAAACAGAGTTAAGGGAAGAGGAGACAGTATTTTCTCATAGTGAAGTAAAATCATGGCTTGAACATGATGCAGTTTTACAAGGTGGAGAATTAACAAGCTGGCCGAAGCTTCTAGATGGAGATGATTTAATTCTACATTGGATTCAAGAGGCAAAGCGCATGAGGAAAAAAATAGAAGGTCATTTTCCTGGTGCTTCAGAAAAGACATTAGCAAAAATGATGTTATTCGGGGCTGATTGTGACCATGAAGCAATGACAGGTGAAGAAGTTTATGATCGTTTAATGCAGGGTTATATGGTTTCTTTACGTCATTCATCGATTCGTCCAGATTTACCTGTTCTTTTAGATGATATGAAAAGATTAGGAATAGACCAATACGGATCCATGTTCTTTAATACTGATGGCTCCACTCCTGCATTTTATGAAAATGGAATATTGGATATGATGATTCGTATGGCTATTGAAAAAGGGATTCCAGTCATTGATGCTTATCTTATGGCCTCCTATAATGTAGCTCGATATTATAATATTGATCATTTACATGGCCTTATTACTACAGGGCGTGTGGCAAGTATAAACTTTCTTGAAGATGAAAAAAATCCTACTCCTATTGCCGTTCTATCTAAAGGAAAATGGTTAAAGAAAGATGGAATGGTATATGTTGAGGATCAGGATATAGAATGGAAGGAATATGGATTTGCTCCATTAGAATTGGATTGGAAACTAACGTATGATGATATGCAATTTTCTATGCCATTTGGGATTGAAATGATAAATGATGTAATTACGAAACCATATTCTGTAAGCTTTGATGTTTCTGCTGATCAACTTACTACAGATCATGATGAAAGTTTTATGATACTCATTGGCAGAGATGGAACATGGAGAATGAATACTATTGTAAAAGGTTTTTCTAGTCATGTTATGGGATTTGCATCATCATTTTCAAGTACAGGGGATATCATTTTAATTGGGAAGAACAAGAATGATATGATGTTTGCTTTTGATCGGATGAAGGAATTGGGTGGGGGAATTGTTTTAACCGAAAATGGAGATGTTATTCATGAAATTCCTCTTTGTTTATCAGGATTTATGTCAGATAAAGAAATGAATCTTTTAATCAAAGAGGAGAAAAAATTAAAGGAACTGCTTGCAGATCGAGGCTATCCTCATAATGATCCAATTTATTCCTTGTTATTTTTTTCAGCAACTCATTTACCTTATGTCAGAATTACCCAGAGAGGAATTTATGATGTAATGAACAAAACGGTACTCTTTCCAACAATAATGCGGTAA
- a CDS encoding YerC/YecD family TrpR-related protein, with the protein MQIEKLRGRALDQLFESVLSLKDIEECYRFFDDLCTINEIQSLAQRLEVARMLREKKTYHVIEDETGASTATISRVKRCLNYGNDSYEMVLERIKDKGLEKKEETE; encoded by the coding sequence ATGCAAATAGAAAAACTTCGTGGAAGAGCATTGGATCAATTATTTGAATCGGTGCTTTCACTGAAAGATATTGAAGAATGCTATCGATTTTTTGATGATCTTTGCACAATCAATGAAATCCAATCTTTAGCCCAGCGCTTAGAAGTAGCAAGAATGCTCCGTGAGAAAAAAACCTATCATGTAATTGAAGACGAAACAGGTGCAAGTACAGCAACCATTTCTCGTGTCAAACGTTGCTTAAATTATGGAAATGATTCTTATGAGATGGTGTTGGAAAGAATTAAGGATAAAGGATTAGAGAAAAAAGAAGAGACGGAATAG
- a CDS encoding heptaprenylglyceryl phosphate synthase, which produces MYDVREWRHAFKLDPNKEISDSDLERVCESGTSAIIIGGSDGVTLDNVLNLMSRVRRYTVPCVLEISNLESITPGFDLYFIPTVLNSTDVKWIKGIHHQAVKDYGVLMNWDEILVEGYCILNEDCKAAKMTSANANLDEDDVVAYAMMAENLFKMPIFYLEYSGKYGDVNLVKSAKRYLNNTTLFYGGGIKNAAQAKEMGQFADVIVVGNALYENFGEALKTVKAVMN; this is translated from the coding sequence ATGTATGACGTTCGCGAATGGCGCCACGCCTTTAAATTAGATCCTAATAAGGAAATATCAGACTCCGATTTGGAAAGAGTATGTGAATCAGGTACTAGTGCCATTATTATTGGTGGATCTGACGGAGTTACATTGGACAATGTTCTTAATTTAATGTCAAGAGTTAGAAGATATACAGTACCATGTGTATTAGAAATTTCAAATCTTGAATCGATTACACCTGGGTTTGATTTATATTTTATCCCAACTGTTTTAAATAGCACGGATGTAAAATGGATAAAAGGGATACATCATCAAGCGGTGAAAGATTATGGTGTTCTGATGAATTGGGATGAAATTCTTGTAGAGGGTTATTGTATCTTAAACGAAGATTGCAAAGCAGCCAAGATGACTTCGGCTAATGCCAATTTAGATGAAGATGATGTCGTTGCTTACGCAATGATGGCTGAGAATTTATTTAAAATGCCAATTTTCTACTTGGAGTACAGTGGAAAATACGGTGATGTAAATCTGGTAAAATCAGCAAAAAGGTATTTGAATAATACAACCTTATTTTATGGTGGGGGCATTAAAAATGCTGCACAGGCGAAAGAAATGGGACAATTTGCTGATGTTATCGTAGTAGGTAATGCACTCTATGAAAACTTTGGAGAGGCATTGAAAACTGTGAAAGCAGTTATGAATTAA